TTCTGAATATCTGTGGCCATCTACCCCCTGCCCTCTTCTTGTTGTTCCTCGGCGGGCGTGAACGGCTCCACCGTGATCTTGGCCGCCCGCTTCATCACCTGGGCGTAGTCATAATCGAGTTGGCGTTGCATCCAGTCTTTGGCGGGGATGCCGAAGACCTTCTCAAGCCGCACGGCCATCTCGGCGGAGACGCCTGATCGACCGTTCAAAAGGTTGCTGAGGGTGCGGCGATCCACCCGCAGGATGCGCGCGGCTTCCGTGACGGATAGGTCGTTCTTGGCAAGGCACGCTTTGCGCACTTCAATGCCAGGATGCTTCATGCTGTTCCTGCCCCCTTTTGTTTAGGGAAAAGCCTACGCTGTCCATAGACACTAGTCAATTGAACCGTTGCGCGTGGCGGTGACTAACGCTTTGAGAAAAAACGTCTCTCCCCCATGAAAACGAATCGAGGTTGCCATAAGCAGAGACAGGGATTGTCTGCCCATTCTTCGGAGCCGCCGTCGCGGTGTCCGACAAGCGAACGGACTTGTCAGAGGCAAGGCCGGAGAGCGCAGCGTGCCTTGCTGCTGGCAGGGCACGAGCGCTAGGACTGCCTTCAGCGACAACAGGCGCGCGAAGAGGGCAGCTCATGGCTCATTCTTTGGTGAGCCTGAGCAAGGGGGACGCGGTGTGTGAAAATACGAACCGCAGTGGGTGATAATATGAAATCCGTCATAAGCGCTCTTGGCGCAAAGTTATCCACAGCCCTGTGTGTGTTATATATGTGTTAGAGTCTGTGTTACG
Above is a window of Salipiger abyssi DNA encoding:
- a CDS encoding HigA family addiction module antitoxin; this encodes MKHPGIEVRKACLAKNDLSVTEAARILRVDRRTLSNLLNGRSGVSAEMAVRLEKVFGIPAKDWMQRQLDYDYAQVMKRAAKITVEPFTPAEEQQEEGRG